GGAGATGACGCTTCAGGGGACGATGGGGAAGCAGAGGCAGAAAACGGTGGCTATGATTTGAATGATTCATACACGGTAGTAAGCGATAATTCGTTTGTACCATTTGAATTTATGGAAGATGGGGAGTTAGTTGGTTTTGATATTGAATTAATTACAGCAATTGCGGAAGAAGCGGGATTTGAAATTGATGGAGAAATCCAAACCACAAATTTCGATGGAATTATCCCGGGTTTACAAACGGGACAATTTGAAATTGCGGTAGCCGGCATAAGTATTACGGAAGAAAGAAAAGGTACCGTTGATTTCAGTGACCCTTATTATGAATCTGGTATTACTATTGCTGTTCCGGAGGATAATGAAGATATTAATAGTTTAGAAGACTTGGAAGGAAAAACGGTTGCAACACGATTAGGATCTACAAGCGCACAATTTTTGGAGGAAAACCTGGAAGATAAGACCCTTGATACGTATGAACAGCTGGATCAGGTATATATGTCCGTTGAAAATGGCAGTGCTGACGCAGCAGTATATGACCTGCCTAACGTAGAGTACTATATTGCAACAACTGGCGATGGATTAAAAGCAGTTGGAGAAACCTACCAGGCTGAAGATTACGGGATAGCGATATCAAAAGGAAATGAGGATTTAGTAGCTGCCATCAATGATGCACTGGCTACATTACACGAAAATGGAACATATGATGAGATTTATGATAAATGGTTTGATGAATCAGAATCATAAAATGAAACGCTATTCTGGAAGTTTTTTGATGCTCCGCTCTTCATGTTATAACAAGTAATCGAGTAACAATGTTTTCGATGGGCGATGACCGATGATTAAAATGATTTACTTGGTTGCAAAAAAATAAAGAAAGCTGAGACGAGCAACAAAATATAACCCAAAATCATTAGTGCAGTTAACTTGGCAGGGATAAAATAAGGAGCTGGCAATCTATGCACGGCTCCTTATTTTATTGCCTAGAGAGGTGAGGGAATGTTTGATTTTACACAGGTCATTGATTTTTTACCACAATTAGGTAAAGGTTTATATTATACATTATTAATTTCTATTATTGGCTTATTAATCGGGTTTGTTTTAGGAGCTATATTCGGTTTAGGAAGAATTTCCAAGAATAAGTTCTTTTTTATTATTGCGTCCATTTATGTGGAGGTTATCCGGGGTACGCCGGTGCTTGTGCAAGCCATATGGATTTTCTTCGCATTACCTATTATTACACAATATAATATGGATTCCATTACTGCCGGTATTGCCGTTATTGCAATAAACTCCGGAGCGTATATTGCAGAGATTGTTCGTGGCGCTGTTGATTCGATTGATAAAGGACAAATGGAAGCAGGACGTTCTTTAGGTTTAAATAAACATCAGGCAATGCGATATATTATCTGGCCGCAGGCTTTCAAGCGGATGATTCCGCCACTGGGGAATCAATTTATTATCAGTATTAAAGATACCTCTTTATTATCGGTTATTTTAGTGCCGGAATTAATGTTCCAAGGCAGGTATATTGCATCGAATTATTTTAACGCGGTGGAAATTTATACAACTGTTGCTTTATTTTACTTAATAATTAATTTTAGCCTATCCTTATTACTGCGTTATACAGAAAGAAGGTTGAATTATTAATGATAACAGTGCAGGATTTACACAAAAGTTTTGGAGATAATGAGGTTTTAAAAGGAATTCATTGTGACGTGGAAGAAAAAGAAGTCGTTTGTGTGATTGGTCCCAGCGGATCTGGTAAAAGTACATTTTTACGATGCCTCAATTTATTAGAGGAGATTACAAGTGGAGATGTGATTGTCGATGGCTATCATATAAAAGATAAGGCGACAGATATTAATATGATTCGTACCGAAGTAGGGATGGTATTTCAGCAATTTAACCTGTTTCCGCATAAAACCGTTATCCAAAATGTCATGCTTGCACCTCAAAAGGTTCGTAAGCTATCTGAAAAAGAAGCAAGACAGCGGGGAGAAGCTTTATTAGAAAAGGTAGGGCTGGCCGAAAAAGCTCATCAGTATCCATCCCAATTATCAGGAGGACAGCAACAACGTGTAGCAATCGCACGTGCACTTGCAATGGAACCGAAGATGATGCTTTTTGATGAACCAACCTCTGCACTTGATCCGGAGCTTGTCGGTGAAGTTTTAGAGGTAATGAAACAGTTGGCCAAAGAAGGTATGACAATGGTTGTTGTAACACATGAAATGGGATTCGCTCGTGAAGTTGCGGATAGGGTGTTATTTATGGATGAAGGTATTATT
The nucleotide sequence above comes from Oceanobacillus timonensis. Encoded proteins:
- a CDS encoding transporter substrate-binding domain-containing protein — encoded protein: MGSKKRIWIFMLVFISFLFLAACGGGDDASGDDGEAEAENGGYDLNDSYTVVSDNSFVPFEFMEDGELVGFDIELITAIAEEAGFEIDGEIQTTNFDGIIPGLQTGQFEIAVAGISITEERKGTVDFSDPYYESGITIAVPEDNEDINSLEDLEGKTVATRLGSTSAQFLEENLEDKTLDTYEQLDQVYMSVENGSADAAVYDLPNVEYYIATTGDGLKAVGETYQAEDYGIAISKGNEDLVAAINDALATLHENGTYDEIYDKWFDESES
- a CDS encoding amino acid ABC transporter permease translates to MFDFTQVIDFLPQLGKGLYYTLLISIIGLLIGFVLGAIFGLGRISKNKFFFIIASIYVEVIRGTPVLVQAIWIFFALPIITQYNMDSITAGIAVIAINSGAYIAEIVRGAVDSIDKGQMEAGRSLGLNKHQAMRYIIWPQAFKRMIPPLGNQFIISIKDTSLLSVILVPELMFQGRYIASNYFNAVEIYTTVALFYLIINFSLSLLLRYTERRLNY
- a CDS encoding amino acid ABC transporter ATP-binding protein, with the protein product MITVQDLHKSFGDNEVLKGIHCDVEEKEVVCVIGPSGSGKSTFLRCLNLLEEITSGDVIVDGYHIKDKATDINMIRTEVGMVFQQFNLFPHKTVIQNVMLAPQKVRKLSEKEARQRGEALLEKVGLAEKAHQYPSQLSGGQQQRVAIARALAMEPKMMLFDEPTSALDPELVGEVLEVMKQLAKEGMTMVVVTHEMGFAREVADRVLFMDEGIIMEENTPDVIFNNPASERTKDFLNKVL